One Phycisphaerae bacterium RAS2 DNA window includes the following coding sequences:
- the pknD_2 gene encoding Serine/threonine-protein kinase PknD produces the protein MANAFSAISFLFGAAAKRSYFPWNRALVLFLLAVICAPRIFAQQADTPIADFAATQPASGAPDVPLLAQSAIEFADRAAPGLLMPTDVAVARDGRVFVADGVNDRIVVFNPAGHVAREIRRVADQSLAHPVGIDVDASGNLWIADAGNARIVVANVPAAADAPIELIRIIPLPAGPNDHPADPTDAAVSPDGAVVWTVDNNRHVLIRHDVKRGTHALAGRQGEARGQLHYPFMLARDAKGNVYASDVLNGRVGVFSDTGGVVTSIAQYGVEPGMLYRPKGVALDADGNVWVSDSVLGVVQVFTSTGRFIDVLRDASGKPLKLAAPMGMAFDASGDLYVVELDANRVRSFRIVRRADAGASARDESRSATQRPSVVGRQARACTVCHMEWVEPLAQKRGTELINPPDDDPVHPYVSQPHTCLSCHDGSIVDSRRRVWLEHGHRTDIAPLPEMTVPPQLPLVDGKIACRTCHSAHAGGDLSGNLKTSVFLRMPNTSGEMCVTCHADKTRGPQRGTHPTGGMPWAVPNDLIAAGAKVGPNPRELTCNVCHTPHGAAYDHLLVMGTESNQLCLSCHDQMRPGMFRDGDHTEHPLSPIVNTEQKAAIQSLGTKLGPDDKLICLSCHKLHHGKGERFMLAAELTDGAFCVGCHSAKTSVFKTPHDLRKTYPEERNRLGMTAQTGGPCSSCHLFHRYARSPEISDIDPGGGKCITCHQEGRCAGEKALGSFNHPKAACVECHDPHGPHEPNRPALGQFLREPTPGLCVKCHAEYAALSGGPHDFRSTGNQWPQVADLREDTCLACHRPHGKDDKGLFTFAASPADAASDGACIACHPGAAWGHGADGEGLKQSDHAAMHPRIVPAGFATGGLPLARSASTEASVVGCRTCHNPHAADGAAHKFLRTAAGAPASSLCITCHSDASAITMTAHTAATFESKQLPAQACLPCHSVHAMPTAVEDDLLWPRSLAVAEESASPRAMPQAAAPREAINFAAMHASDQRCEACHREGGTARPPMIASHPDVPMLNIFDGTRDESLPLYDVEGRTASQGQIACRTCHTPHGHLPDTEFSGPDRSREALRSARLMLRPFRAPNVCTTCHGFDALERFLFFHDPVRRRK, from the coding sequence ATGGCGAACGCTTTTTCCGCTATTTCTTTCTTGTTCGGCGCTGCCGCGAAGCGTTCGTATTTTCCGTGGAATCGCGCTTTGGTGCTCTTCCTGCTGGCAGTCATCTGCGCACCGCGGATTTTTGCGCAACAAGCGGATACGCCGATTGCGGATTTTGCCGCGACGCAGCCTGCTTCCGGAGCGCCGGATGTTCCGCTGCTGGCACAATCCGCGATCGAGTTCGCCGACCGTGCCGCGCCCGGTCTCCTCATGCCGACGGATGTCGCCGTCGCGCGCGACGGACGCGTGTTTGTCGCCGACGGAGTGAATGATCGAATCGTGGTCTTTAACCCGGCGGGCCATGTCGCGCGCGAGATTCGCCGCGTCGCAGACCAATCGCTTGCTCATCCCGTCGGGATCGACGTCGATGCTTCGGGAAACCTCTGGATTGCCGACGCCGGCAACGCACGGATCGTCGTTGCAAACGTCCCTGCCGCCGCCGACGCCCCCATTGAGTTGATTCGCATTATTCCGTTGCCCGCTGGGCCGAACGATCACCCAGCCGATCCGACGGATGCAGCGGTTTCTCCGGATGGCGCGGTGGTCTGGACGGTCGACAACAATCGCCACGTCTTGATTCGGCACGACGTGAAGCGGGGCACGCATGCGCTGGCGGGCCGGCAAGGCGAAGCGCGCGGACAGTTGCATTATCCCTTCATGCTGGCTCGTGACGCGAAGGGGAATGTGTATGCGTCGGATGTGCTGAACGGCCGCGTCGGCGTGTTCAGCGACACCGGCGGCGTGGTGACGTCGATCGCGCAATATGGCGTCGAGCCGGGGATGTTGTATCGGCCCAAAGGCGTTGCATTGGATGCCGACGGCAACGTTTGGGTGAGCGATAGCGTCCTGGGCGTGGTTCAGGTGTTCACGTCGACGGGCCGCTTCATTGACGTGCTGCGCGACGCGTCGGGCAAGCCGTTGAAGCTGGCTGCGCCGATGGGGATGGCGTTCGACGCGTCGGGCGACCTGTATGTCGTGGAGCTTGACGCCAACCGCGTGCGCAGTTTCAGGATCGTGCGCCGCGCCGACGCGGGCGCCTCCGCACGCGATGAGTCGCGCTCTGCAACGCAGCGGCCCAGCGTTGTCGGTCGGCAGGCTCGGGCATGCACGGTCTGCCACATGGAGTGGGTCGAGCCGCTGGCGCAGAAACGCGGCACGGAATTGATCAATCCGCCCGACGATGATCCGGTTCACCCCTACGTCAGCCAGCCGCACACCTGCCTGTCGTGTCATGACGGATCGATCGTCGACTCGCGGCGGCGCGTCTGGCTGGAGCATGGCCATCGCACCGACATCGCGCCGCTGCCGGAGATGACCGTCCCGCCGCAGTTGCCGCTGGTTGACGGCAAGATTGCCTGCCGAACGTGTCACTCGGCGCACGCGGGAGGCGACTTGTCGGGCAATCTTAAGACGTCAGTCTTTTTAAGAATGCCGAACACCTCGGGTGAAATGTGCGTCACCTGTCACGCCGACAAGACCCGCGGACCCCAGCGCGGCACGCACCCGACCGGCGGCATGCCCTGGGCCGTGCCGAACGATCTGATTGCCGCCGGCGCGAAGGTCGGCCCGAACCCGCGCGAGCTGACCTGCAACGTCTGTCACACGCCGCACGGCGCGGCCTACGATCATCTGCTCGTGATGGGAACCGAATCCAACCAGTTGTGCCTCTCGTGTCACGATCAGATGCGCCCGGGCATGTTTCGAGATGGCGACCACACCGAGCACCCGCTTAGCCCGATCGTGAACACGGAGCAGAAGGCGGCGATTCAGTCGCTCGGGACCAAGCTCGGCCCCGACGACAAGCTGATCTGCCTGTCCTGCCACAAGCTGCACCACGGCAAGGGCGAGCGCTTCATGCTCGCGGCCGAACTGACCGACGGCGCGTTCTGCGTCGGCTGTCACTCGGCAAAGACATCCGTATTTAAGACGCCGCACGATCTGCGGAAGACCTACCCCGAAGAGCGCAACCGGCTCGGCATGACCGCCCAGACCGGCGGGCCGTGCAGTTCGTGTCACTTATTTCATCGCTACGCGCGTTCGCCGGAGATCAGCGACATCGACCCCGGCGGCGGCAAGTGCATCACCTGTCACCAGGAGGGCCGCTGCGCCGGCGAAAAGGCCCTCGGGAGCTTCAATCATCCCAAGGCCGCTTGCGTCGAATGCCACGATCCGCACGGTCCGCACGAGCCGAATCGCCCGGCGCTGGGGCAGTTCCTGCGCGAGCCGACGCCGGGTTTGTGCGTCAAGTGCCACGCTGAATACGCGGCGCTTTCCGGCGGCCCGCACGATTTTCGCAGCACAGGGAATCAATGGCCGCAAGTTGCTGACCTTCGCGAAGACACTTGCCTCGCCTGTCACCGTCCGCACGGAAAAGACGACAAGGGGCTGTTTACCTTCGCCGCATCACCGGCCGACGCCGCGTCCGACGGGGCCTGCATCGCCTGCCATCCCGGCGCGGCCTGGGGACACGGCGCCGACGGCGAAGGCCTGAAGCAATCCGATCACGCCGCCATGCACCCGCGTATCGTGCCGGCCGGCTTCGCCACCGGCGGACTGCCGCTCGCACGCTCCGCCTCAACCGAGGCGTCCGTCGTCGGCTGCCGCACCTGTCACAATCCGCACGCGGCCGACGGGGCTGCGCACAAGTTCCTTCGCACCGCAGCCGGCGCACCCGCGAGCAGTCTCTGCATCACCTGTCACTCTGACGCATCGGCCATCACCATGACGGCCCACACCGCGGCGACGTTCGAATCGAAACAACTGCCGGCCCAGGCTTGCCTGCCCTGTCATTCGGTGCATGCGATGCCGACAGCCGTCGAGGACGATCTGCTCTGGCCGAGATCGCTCGCGGTCGCGGAAGAATCGGCCAGCCCCCGCGCGATGCCACAGGCGGCTGCTCCGCGCGAGGCAATCAACTTCGCCGCCATGCACGCGTCGGATCAGCGCTGCGAGGCCTGCCATCGTGAAGGCGGCACGGCGCGTCCACCGATGATCGCATCGCACCCTGACGTGCCCATGTTGAACATCTTTGACGGCACACGGGATGAGAGCCTGCCGCTTTACGATGTCGAAGGCCGCACCGCGTCGCAGGGGCAGATCGCCTGCCGCACCTGTCACACGCCGCACGGCCATCTGCCCGATACGGAATTCAGCGGCCCGGATCGCTCGCGCGAGGCGCTCCGCTCGGCACGGCTGATGCTTCGCCCGTTCCGCGCGCCGAATGTGTGCACCACGTGTCACGGATTTGACGCGCTTGAGCGGTTCTTGTTCTTCCACGATCCGGTGCGCCGCCGGAAGTAG
- the nrfH gene encoding Cytochrome c-type protein NrfH, with translation MSQTPPFDSPNNNVDSNATGSIGDNATRSPGGTMSHAASPAKKKRSRMKLLIVAGLGLMVFAAASIGGAEYYTSRPNFCGSCHVMDPYFDSWSHDIHGKKAGVLCVECHYAPGEHHTIMAKFRGLSQAASYFSGRYGAGRPRAHVNNGSCLTSECHGDGTRLADEHMNKSLMIGEPRTETRLIAGLPTEIERKPTVRFVHAKHQLIDERVTLNKRDLAVVGERLRKALPPEAFSRVEAAVRSVKDAPQRQADLSGLLRQLGHDSHSGDAMEFMRLEHMRIRLAQLADLNCAACHTYDAGGANHFRVDTTTCFTCHFSHQEFNRDTGECLKCHEPPTRQIVVHAPAASASTTAATGALMDHQDIVARGIDCASCHADVIQGQADVSARDCTHCHDQSKFIEEFESRTTQTVEEYHRVHVGGQHARCTDCHRVIHHALIEPEFVGSRAEFLKPVVDDCQHCHPSHHREQVELLMGVGGAGIDRPMPNAMFGSRLNCKACHSESGSDFKGDPLVKATEDTCLKCHGDDYRTIFQQWRGEIASQLAEARAALQRVDERIKAIGVRAQSLPPRIRDGIENARTNIRLIESGNGVHNRTYAVSLLDLAARDLDAALAELSRL, from the coding sequence ATGTCCCAGACGCCGCCCTTCGATTCACCCAATAACAATGTCGACTCCAATGCGACGGGTTCGATTGGTGACAACGCGACGCGCAGTCCCGGAGGAACCATGAGCCACGCGGCCTCACCGGCAAAGAAGAAACGATCGCGGATGAAGCTGCTGATCGTCGCGGGGCTGGGGTTGATGGTCTTTGCCGCGGCGAGCATCGGCGGTGCGGAGTATTACACATCGCGGCCCAACTTCTGCGGCTCGTGTCACGTCATGGACCCTTATTTTGACTCGTGGTCGCATGACATCCACGGAAAGAAGGCCGGCGTGCTGTGCGTCGAATGCCATTACGCGCCAGGCGAGCATCACACCATCATGGCGAAGTTCCGCGGGTTGTCGCAGGCGGCGAGTTATTTCAGCGGGCGTTACGGCGCGGGCCGGCCGCGCGCCCACGTCAACAACGGAAGCTGCCTGACGTCGGAATGCCACGGCGACGGCACGCGTCTCGCCGACGAACACATGAACAAATCGCTGATGATCGGCGAACCTCGCACCGAGACACGCCTGATCGCAGGCCTGCCGACCGAAATCGAGCGAAAGCCGACGGTGCGATTTGTTCACGCCAAGCACCAGCTCATCGATGAGCGCGTCACGCTGAACAAGCGCGACCTGGCCGTTGTCGGAGAACGACTGCGCAAGGCGCTGCCGCCCGAGGCGTTCTCCCGCGTCGAAGCTGCCGTGCGATCCGTCAAGGACGCCCCCCAACGCCAGGCCGACCTGTCGGGCCTGCTGAGGCAACTTGGGCACGACAGCCACTCCGGCGACGCGATGGAGTTCATGCGACTGGAACACATGCGCATACGGCTGGCACAACTGGCCGACCTGAACTGCGCCGCGTGCCACACCTACGACGCCGGAGGAGCCAATCACTTCCGCGTCGACACGACAACGTGTTTCACCTGTCATTTCTCGCACCAGGAATTCAACCGCGACACGGGCGAATGCCTGAAGTGTCACGAGCCGCCGACGCGGCAGATCGTGGTGCATGCCCCGGCCGCCAGCGCGAGCACGACGGCCGCCACCGGCGCGCTCATGGACCATCAGGACATCGTCGCGCGCGGGATTGACTGCGCCAGTTGCCACGCGGACGTGATTCAGGGACAGGCGGACGTGTCGGCGCGCGACTGCACGCACTGCCACGACCAGTCAAAGTTCATTGAGGAGTTCGAATCGCGCACCACGCAGACCGTCGAAGAATATCACCGCGTTCACGTCGGCGGCCAGCACGCACGTTGCACCGACTGCCATCGTGTCATTCATCACGCGCTGATTGAACCGGAGTTCGTCGGCAGCCGGGCGGAGTTTCTCAAGCCCGTCGTCGACGACTGTCAGCATTGTCACCCTTCGCACCATCGGGAGCAGGTCGAGTTGCTGATGGGCGTGGGCGGCGCGGGGATTGACCGGCCGATGCCGAACGCGATGTTCGGCTCGCGTCTGAACTGCAAGGCCTGTCACAGTGAATCCGGCAGCGACTTCAAGGGCGACCCGCTGGTCAAGGCGACCGAGGACACCTGCCTCAAGTGCCACGGCGATGATTACCGCACGATTTTCCAACAATGGCGCGGCGAGATCGCCAGCCAATTGGCCGAGGCTCGGGCAGCTCTCCAGCGGGTGGACGAACGCATCAAGGCCATCGGCGTGCGGGCCCAGTCGCTTCCGCCGCGAATTCGAGACGGAATCGAGAACGCCCGCACAAACATCCGCCTGATCGAATCCGGAAACGGCGTGCACAACCGAACGTACGCCGTCTCGCTGCTGGACCTCGCCGCGCGCGACCTGGACGCAGCCCTTGCGGAATTGAGCAGATTGTAG
- a CDS encoding NHL repeat protein has protein sequence MPVVPSPVIGRALSFALAVLAVIGVALTGCERRIATESSSERAGRSVPVTDARPAPREPAAPRSAAPLGNLRMPGSPRSRTDALASLVFGIDDSPAEQLGKPIHVRATRGGNLFVVDAFVNRLLNWTSDDESIAQVNQPNGERPIVACAINPDGGIAAAFAERNRGEVTILDWTWQEHHCRVATDVAFQPGGLAFVGKELWVSNTAMHRIEVFSDHSGQWLRSIGRSGDGLGEFRYPTNLAMSSDGSVCVVDTMNHRVQVLAADGTWQRTIGRAGDAAGCFSLPRDAGFGPDGTLFVVDAKLGRVQAFGDHGEVIAIFGDAGDESQKLVSPSSLAVVAQLPGEAEAPPDGFKTDYYIIVAERYAEPGLRAYAWGRTTTTAALNAAPLKRSRPLVEGVEPAINPHWSPAQCNACHAPEDGAPRAIPIAQADQTCLACHDGRKAHDEPHPTGRLARTATVKTPEDWPTDAGRLTCLTCHDIRQHCDAGARRPAVNPAMLRGYDSARADSYCRSCHVEDASWQFSPHRQVDAGGAVNSRTCLFCHTDVPDLTADGARRGQPLLRTNTSQGCLACHVRHWDVSERGHVDRPMTDEIRDWLTARRVDSDGSKSAAGAVPSPLPLGDDRVTCYTCHNPHQPELFPAGSPLGQRSAAAEDAHAALRVPSATLCMECHEK, from the coding sequence ATGCCTGTCGTGCCATCGCCTGTGATTGGCCGCGCGCTGTCGTTCGCGCTCGCGGTGCTTGCGGTGATCGGCGTCGCGCTGACCGGTTGCGAGCGACGCATTGCAACGGAGTCGTCATCCGAGAGGGCCGGCCGCTCTGTGCCGGTAACCGACGCGAGGCCCGCGCCGCGCGAGCCGGCTGCGCCTCGAAGCGCCGCGCCGCTGGGGAATCTTCGAATGCCGGGGTCGCCGCGCTCGCGGACCGATGCGCTGGCGTCGCTCGTGTTCGGCATTGACGACTCGCCCGCGGAGCAGCTCGGCAAGCCGATTCATGTTCGCGCGACACGCGGAGGCAACCTCTTCGTCGTCGACGCCTTCGTGAACAGACTGCTTAACTGGACTTCAGACGATGAATCGATTGCGCAGGTCAATCAGCCGAATGGCGAGCGGCCGATTGTGGCTTGTGCGATCAACCCGGACGGGGGTATCGCGGCAGCGTTTGCCGAACGAAACAGGGGCGAGGTGACGATTCTGGACTGGACCTGGCAGGAGCACCATTGCAGGGTCGCTACGGATGTCGCGTTTCAACCGGGCGGGCTGGCGTTTGTCGGAAAAGAGCTTTGGGTCAGTAATACAGCGATGCACCGGATTGAGGTTTTTTCTGACCATTCCGGTCAATGGCTGCGCTCAATCGGCCGAAGCGGCGACGGCCTCGGCGAGTTTCGCTATCCGACGAATCTCGCGATGTCGTCCGATGGCAGCGTGTGCGTTGTCGATACGATGAATCATCGCGTGCAAGTTCTCGCGGCGGATGGAACGTGGCAGCGGACCATCGGGCGCGCCGGAGACGCCGCCGGGTGTTTTTCACTCCCCCGTGATGCAGGCTTCGGACCGGATGGGACGCTGTTCGTCGTTGATGCGAAGCTGGGCCGCGTGCAGGCGTTTGGCGATCACGGCGAAGTGATCGCCATCTTTGGCGATGCGGGCGACGAATCACAGAAATTGGTTTCGCCTTCCAGTCTGGCGGTCGTCGCGCAATTGCCGGGTGAGGCGGAGGCCCCGCCCGATGGATTCAAGACCGACTACTACATCATCGTCGCGGAGCGCTATGCAGAGCCGGGCCTGCGCGCGTACGCATGGGGCCGCACCACCACCACGGCGGCCCTGAACGCTGCCCCGCTCAAACGATCGCGCCCATTGGTGGAAGGGGTTGAGCCGGCAATCAACCCCCACTGGTCACCCGCGCAATGCAACGCGTGTCACGCTCCGGAGGACGGCGCGCCGCGTGCGATTCCCATTGCGCAGGCCGATCAAACGTGTCTCGCCTGCCACGATGGCCGAAAGGCGCATGACGAGCCGCACCCGACAGGCAGGCTCGCGCGGACGGCCACGGTGAAGACGCCGGAAGACTGGCCGACCGACGCGGGCCGGCTGACCTGTCTGACCTGTCACGACATTCGCCAACATTGCGATGCGGGGGCGCGGCGCCCGGCGGTCAATCCCGCGATGCTGCGCGGGTACGATTCGGCGCGGGCCGATTCCTACTGCCGCTCGTGCCACGTGGAGGATGCGTCGTGGCAATTCAGCCCGCACCGGCAGGTCGATGCCGGCGGCGCGGTCAACTCACGCACGTGTCTTTTCTGCCACACGGATGTTCCAGATCTGACGGCTGACGGCGCGCGACGCGGGCAGCCGCTGTTGCGAACGAACACGTCGCAAGGATGCCTCGCCTGTCACGTTCGACACTGGGATGTTTCCGAGCGCGGCCACGTGGATCGCCCCATGACGGATGAGATTCGCGACTGGCTGACAGCGCGTCGCGTCGATTCGGACGGCTCCAAGAGCGCCGCCGGCGCGGTGCCATCGCCTCTTCCGCTGGGCGACGACCGCGTCACCTGTTACACCTGTCATAATCCGCACCAGCCGGAGTTGTTCCCGGCCGGCTCGCCCCTGGGGCAGCGGTCCGCCGCAGCGGAAGATGCCCACGCGGCGCTGCGTGTCCCCAGCGCGACGCTCTGCATGGAGTGCCATGAAAAATGA